From the Borrelia turcica IST7 genome, the window GACATTAATATCTATTATGTTAATGTCACTTGTGTTGAAAACCTATTTTTATGATTTTTTTTGATTATTTTTTAAACTTGTAAATTCATTCATAAATTTATTAAATAAATCTTGTTCACTTATAATTCTCTTTAATAAAAATTCAACAAAATCTTTATTTTGTTTGCAAGTCATATAAATATCTGGAGTATCAAAGCCAAAATGCAAAAATTTTTTGTTTTGTATTTGCTCTAAATTACCATTTTGTCTTGCATTATTTATAAAAGCTATTGTTCGTCTATATCCATTTTGTACTACATGATTTTCATCGATAATTCCATCCTCTATAGCTTTTATAATTTTAATATAAGTATATGCTTGAGTTTTACCTAATTTTGGATATTGTTTTAAAAAAGCATTAAAACTTTTATGTCCGTCAAGTCGATATAATTGATTGACTTTAATAAGATACAACATTTTAGGATTTTCTAATGCAAGTTCTACTATAGTATCGGTATTATTATCTAAAGTATTTTTACATTGATTATATAATGCTCTTTCTTTTTCTTCTTCGGTTTTTTGTTTAACTGGTAATACTTTTGGATTTAGTACTGGACTTATATTTTTTTTTCTTTTTAGTTCCATATTTGATGCTCCTTTTATATGTAAGTTTATACCATATTTATGGTTGAAATATATGTTAAAAATAAATCTAAAATTTCTTTATTGCGATTATTTTTGGTTTTTTTCATATTATATAGAATACACTTTATAAAAGTTGTTCAACAGTGAACAAGTATAAGCAGAAAAGACTAAAAAAATAAACGCAATTCCATTATTATGAATATCTTCTATTTTGATTTTTCCATTTAACAACTGTGTGTATACCCTTATATATCTATATATAGTAGCTTCATTGTATGAAAAATATCTTAAAAAAGCACTAAAAGATTTATAATTGTCATATTTATATAACTCTCTTTTTTTAATGTCATACATTATTTCCATTAATCTTATTCTAATGTCCCTTACATTTAGCACTATTTTTTATTTCATCTTTATATGAAAAATATTCCATTTTTTTGTCTTATTGACAGCAATACTATTTCTATTAAGTAACATAACATTATCTTTTTCCATAATTAATTCCCTTTTTATTATTTAATTAATCTCATATTACATTGGGTATATTTAATATATTACTTAAAGCATTTTTTATCTCTTTATAATAATTCTCATTTTTATTTGGAACTAAACCTTTATTAATCACTTTTTGAAGTAAAGTTGTATAGTGAACTTTACCTTTAATTAAGTTTTTATACTTCTCTTCTAATAGATTATCTAATTGAATTACTTCATTTCTATTTTTAATGAATCTATTCTTTATTATTGATATATCTATTTTTTTCCTATTAATCTCCTCTATTCTATTTACTCTTTTTCCTATTTCGGAAAACCCCTCTATAGACCACCTTTCAACTTCTATAGGAACAACAAAATTATCTGTAACACTCAATGCGTTTTTTAATAAAAAATTAGAATTTGGGGCGGTATCAATTATCACATAATCAAAATTTTCTTTTATTAAATACTCTTTAAAGCAAAATTTTAATAATACTTCTTTAAATTTAATTGACTCACCTTCAAAATCTAATAAATCAGGATGAGAAGGAAGTAAATATGTATAATTATCTATTTGACTTAAAAAATCATTAACTTCAAAATGTTTTTCAGCATTATCACATACCATTTGTTTTAATAAACAAAATACGTTTATATTTTTTAAACTAAACACTTTATCCATAAAATAACGAGTAACACTATTTTGGGGGTTTAAATCTATAATTAATACTTTTTTATTCATATTAGATAACATGTAACTAAACATAATGGATAAAATACTTTTACCAACACCACCTTTAATACTACCAAATGTTACTACTTGTGCTTTTT encodes:
- a CDS encoding chromosome replication/partitioning protein; this translates as MELKRKKNISPVLNPKVLPVKQKTEEEKERALYNQCKNTLDNNTDTIVELALENPKMLYLIKVNQLYRLDGHKSFNAFLKQYPKLGKTQAYTYIKIIKAIEDGIIDENHVVQNGYRRTIAFINNARQNGNLEQIQNKKFLHFGFDTPDIYMTCKQNKDFVEFLLKRIISEQDLFNKFMNEFTSLKNNQKKS
- a CDS encoding chromosome replication/partitioning protein, coding for MLNVRDIRIRLMEIMYDIKKRELYKYDNYKSFSAFLRYFSYNEATIYRYIRVYTQLLNGKIKIEDIHNNGIAFIFLVFSAYTCSLLNNFYKVYSI
- a CDS encoding ParA family protein; its protein translation is MNTKKAQVVTFGSIKGGVGKSILSIMFSYMLSNMNKKVLIIDLNPQNSVTRYFMDKVFSLKNINVFCLLKQMVCDNAEKHFEVNDFLSQIDNYTYLLPSHPDLLDFEGESIKFKEVLLKFCFKEYLIKENFDYVIIDTAPNSNFLLKNALSVTDNFVVPIEVERWSIEGFSEIGKRVNRIEEINRKKIDISIIKNRFIKNRNEVIQLDNLLEEKYKNLIKGKVHYTTLLQKVINKGLVPNKNENYYKEIKNALSNILNIPNVI